In Pantoea cypripedii, the following proteins share a genomic window:
- a CDS encoding beta-1,6-N-acetylglucosaminyltransferase, with the protein MTFSLQKNIFFVRDRVDISWGGYSLVDSTIKTFNEALNFSFDYMFLISGDDLPCMTNQEINDLLSSIAMRNLIHYQDKRNTYVDPLLRVRYDYPHYFYKKNKSLPEKMKTRMFRIIMPFYVSRRFKQDAHKVAQFYKGTNWISLNQKTLQSLMAFINANDWYRDLFHHSFISDEVFFHTALKEIGVTDNYHDENKLNDALRYIDWTTGPDYPRTLDCSDLARIKASGCVFTRKISSGIPYEFFEKLIQ; encoded by the coding sequence TTGACGTTTTCACTGCAAAAAAATATTTTCTTTGTCAGAGATCGTGTTGATATATCCTGGGGAGGGTACAGCCTTGTTGACTCGACGATTAAAACTTTTAATGAAGCATTAAACTTTAGCTTTGATTATATGTTTTTAATTTCGGGAGATGACCTCCCGTGTATGACCAACCAGGAAATCAATGATTTGTTATCCTCCATTGCAATGAGGAATCTGATCCACTATCAGGATAAACGCAATACTTATGTGGATCCTCTGCTCAGGGTCAGGTATGACTACCCACACTATTTCTATAAGAAAAATAAAAGCCTTCCTGAAAAGATGAAGACTCGAATGTTCAGGATTATTATGCCATTTTATGTCAGCAGACGTTTTAAACAGGATGCCCATAAGGTCGCACAGTTTTACAAAGGTACCAACTGGATTTCATTGAACCAGAAAACGTTGCAGTCTTTAATGGCATTTATTAACGCCAATGACTGGTATCGTGATTTGTTTCATCATTCTTTTATTTCTGATGAGGTTTTCTTTCATACTGCTCTTAAGGAGATCGGTGTGACCGATAATTATCATGATGAAAATAAACTGAATGACGCTCTAAGATATATCGACTGGACAACCGGGCCGGATTATCCAAGAACTCTTGATTGTAGTGACCTCGCCAGGATCAAAGCTTCGGGCTGTGTCTTTACAAGGAAAATATCATCAGGCATTCCTTATGAGTTCTTCGAAAAACTGATCCAATAA
- a CDS encoding serine acetyltransferase, protein MMNIFRSMKLTLSEIKMNPGIKSKLVVLLYRLASLHARRVAVFYPITLLFVIMHKFFNEFMFGIEISYRTKIGHGFVVWHAYSVVINSGCVIGKNFNIRQCCTVGGNRLSYPEHFIIGDNVSMGVNSCILGDDIEIGHNVVIGAGAIVMTSVADDHYVIAQKPFIKTRKYQPENIRVA, encoded by the coding sequence ATGATGAATATCTTTCGCAGCATGAAACTGACGTTGTCAGAAATTAAAATGAATCCAGGCATCAAATCGAAGCTGGTTGTACTGCTGTATCGGCTGGCCTCATTACATGCCCGGCGCGTGGCGGTGTTTTATCCGATAACGTTACTCTTTGTTATTATGCATAAGTTTTTTAATGAATTTATGTTTGGCATTGAAATTTCATACCGGACGAAAATTGGTCATGGATTTGTCGTCTGGCATGCCTACTCGGTGGTTATCAATAGCGGCTGTGTCATCGGCAAGAATTTCAATATCAGACAATGTTGTACCGTGGGAGGGAATAGGTTGTCTTATCCAGAGCATTTTATCATCGGTGATAATGTCTCGATGGGAGTTAACTCCTGTATTCTCGGTGATGATATTGAGATCGGCCATAATGTTGTTATTGGTGCAGGGGCCATAGTGATGACCAGTGTCGCTGACGATCACTACGTGATAGCGCAGAAGCCCTTTATCAAAACCCGTAAGTATCAACCAGAAAATATTCGCGTAGCCTGA
- a CDS encoding flippase: MNRRVVTNAFWIISEKLIAVFGLIFVTSFVAKYVGPEIFGEIAFATSIFQITQIVAQMGSDVIIYKRMSRNQQSGIKITLTTTWFRLLIFAVLCIPFIAFTWWRLGEEGIYFVFACCLACLFTTLDVYNLFFDAKLESKKNTLINVIGLVVSLLCRWGIAWLEMDPVWLCVPIILTGLIPFVLRRFLFHLEIDRPTVVWRNQMRYAKYLFYSGMAFVISSISVALYTRLSMMGLEFMEGHGTVGVFSVAATLAGAWSFVFNAFTTSAFPAIFSENDEEEALNKTAKLNITVIAISLPVFIVSFFFGRYFIDYFYGEKYEAAYIPLLIIFGSTMLSALGTVSGRFIAKYSGYAFLSKKTLLVLLTSIVLNFPLIWFYGICGAAIATLLTELISLTVFNYFFRSGIVFRLHVRTFQINCLGFLNNKQVRINYNPGSGE, encoded by the coding sequence GTGAACAGGCGAGTGGTCACTAATGCTTTCTGGATCATATCTGAAAAGCTGATAGCTGTATTTGGCCTGATTTTCGTTACGTCCTTCGTAGCAAAATATGTAGGGCCAGAGATATTTGGAGAGATCGCGTTCGCGACGTCAATTTTCCAGATAACACAAATTGTCGCCCAGATGGGCAGCGATGTCATCATTTACAAAAGGATGAGCAGGAACCAGCAGTCGGGGATCAAGATCACACTCACCACAACCTGGTTCAGGTTGTTGATTTTTGCTGTGCTCTGTATTCCCTTCATTGCATTTACCTGGTGGCGATTGGGTGAAGAGGGGATCTATTTTGTTTTTGCCTGTTGTCTGGCCTGCTTATTCACCACACTCGATGTTTATAACCTGTTCTTTGATGCAAAGCTGGAGTCAAAAAAGAACACGTTGATCAATGTGATTGGTCTGGTGGTGAGCCTGCTTTGCCGCTGGGGGATTGCCTGGCTGGAAATGGATCCAGTCTGGTTATGTGTACCGATAATCCTGACAGGCCTGATACCTTTTGTATTGCGTCGGTTTCTTTTCCATCTTGAAATCGACCGGCCAACAGTGGTCTGGCGAAATCAGATGCGCTATGCCAAATACCTCTTTTACTCCGGTATGGCATTCGTGATCTCCTCAATCTCGGTTGCACTTTATACGCGACTCTCGATGATGGGGCTGGAATTTATGGAGGGTCATGGGACCGTCGGTGTGTTCTCGGTTGCGGCTACCCTTGCTGGTGCATGGTCATTTGTCTTCAATGCCTTTACGACCTCTGCATTTCCGGCAATTTTTTCAGAAAATGATGAAGAAGAAGCATTGAACAAAACGGCTAAGCTTAATATCACAGTTATTGCCATATCATTACCCGTTTTTATCGTGTCATTCTTTTTTGGTCGCTACTTCATCGATTACTTTTATGGCGAAAAATATGAGGCTGCCTACATACCTTTGTTGATTATTTTTGGTTCAACCATGCTGTCAGCGTTGGGAACCGTGTCAGGACGCTTTATCGCTAAGTATTCTGGCTATGCCTTTTTGTCCAAAAAAACACTGTTGGTGCTGCTGACCAGTATAGTTTTAAATTTTCCACTTATCTGGTTCTATGGCATCTGTGGTGCCGCGATAGCGACGCTATTGACAGAACTCATTTCTTTAACTGTGTTTAATTATTTCTTCAGGAGCGGGATTGTATTCAGGTTGCATGTCAGAACATTTCAGATTAATTGTCTTGGTTTTCTTAATAATAAACAAGTCAGGATTAACTACAATCCTGGATCAGGTGAGTGA
- a CDS encoding glycosyltransferase: MLQQPFSVLMSLYYKETPENLESCFLSLEQQTLQPKEIILVIDGPIDNVLEEVVTRWESKLSVQRVQLEKNIGLGLALAEGMKHCSCEYIARMDTDDICFPERFQRQMKYMEENSDVALLGAAVIEFDETGQQRLKRLPENHTDIKRFSRLKNPFNHMSVIFKKSVVEQVGGYRHHLFMEDYNLWLRIIAENFTTHNLTDILLNVRVGSGMLKKRRGFNYIKSEASLFNLKRQLKTVSIVNNLAAFLVRVSTRVAPEKFLNFLYRVDRVKI; the protein is encoded by the coding sequence ATGTTACAACAACCATTCTCTGTACTCATGTCCTTATACTATAAAGAAACACCAGAAAACCTGGAAAGTTGTTTTCTCAGTCTGGAACAACAAACGCTTCAGCCTAAGGAAATCATTCTGGTTATCGATGGCCCTATTGATAATGTTCTGGAGGAAGTGGTAACACGGTGGGAAAGTAAACTCTCCGTTCAACGGGTACAACTGGAAAAGAATATCGGATTAGGACTGGCGCTGGCAGAAGGAATGAAGCACTGTTCTTGCGAATATATCGCGCGTATGGATACGGATGACATTTGTTTTCCGGAGCGTTTTCAGCGACAGATGAAGTATATGGAGGAAAATTCTGATGTCGCCTTACTCGGGGCTGCGGTTATTGAGTTTGATGAAACCGGACAGCAACGACTTAAACGTCTTCCCGAGAATCATACGGATATTAAACGCTTTTCAAGACTCAAAAATCCCTTCAATCATATGAGTGTGATTTTTAAAAAATCGGTAGTTGAACAGGTTGGGGGCTATCGTCATCATTTATTTATGGAGGATTACAACCTTTGGTTAAGAATAATCGCAGAGAATTTTACAACACATAATTTAACAGATATTTTGTTGAATGTGCGTGTCGGTTCTGGCATGTTAAAGAAACGCCGGGGTTTTAACTACATTAAGAGTGAAGCGTCTCTCTTTAATCTGAAAAGACAATTGAAGACGGTTTCGATAGTTAACAATCTTGCTGCTTTTCTTGTTCGGGTTTCTACCCGGGTTGCACCAGAGAAGTTTCTAAACTTTCTTTATCGTGTTGATAGAGTAAAAATTTAA
- a CDS encoding glycosyltransferase: protein MIFHGSIDQPYALYKDFDCFISASHAEGLPLALIESMASGKTFICSDIEPHKEVLDAHKEKSGFLFNKTTSGLIDCLDEHYFFNDKVSLSVNAKNNYSKNYSAKKMALSYSELYQEI from the coding sequence ATTATTTTTCATGGCAGCATCGATCAACCGTATGCCCTTTATAAAGACTTCGATTGTTTCATTTCAGCATCACATGCTGAAGGTCTTCCATTAGCACTTATCGAATCAATGGCTTCAGGTAAGACATTTATTTGTTCAGATATCGAACCACACAAAGAAGTCCTTGATGCCCATAAGGAGAAAAGCGGTTTTTTATTTAATAAAACAACATCAGGACTGATTGATTGTCTTGATGAACACTATTTTTTTAACGACAAGGTCAGCCTGTCAGTAAACGCTAAAAACAATTATTCAAAAAACTATTCCGCAAAAAAAATGGCACTTAGCTATAGCGAACTTTATCAGGAGATTTGA
- a CDS encoding glycosyltransferase yields the protein MKNKILFIVPSLKNAGPVNVCLTIIKNLPDFYNIEVLALNDGERKGEFAARAKVTIFKRTAVLQVLKFIRKGEFSVVHSHCTVSDIFNYFSFASAPQVTTIHNYFEVDFVQTKGFVKGMLEGLVGRFMIRHFHKVACSYAVMKHCVSHHAMKKVTAIPNGVEQPRALQHQRHGNVVHYFYLGVLNKRKNVQQVLEAFDAWCPGKRAELHIIGAGVDEEHLRSRFNNKRLFFMAASINRMPFIKTSIVSFQHHMLKVFH from the coding sequence ATGAAAAACAAGATCCTTTTTATTGTCCCGAGTTTAAAAAATGCGGGACCCGTAAACGTATGTCTGACCATAATAAAAAATCTGCCTGACTTTTATAACATTGAAGTTTTGGCCCTTAACGATGGCGAACGCAAAGGGGAGTTTGCTGCACGAGCTAAAGTCACCATATTCAAACGAACCGCTGTTTTACAGGTGCTGAAGTTTATCCGCAAAGGGGAGTTTTCGGTTGTGCATAGTCATTGCACGGTCTCCGATATCTTCAACTATTTCTCGTTTGCCTCGGCCCCGCAGGTCACCACGATACATAATTATTTTGAAGTGGACTTCGTTCAGACCAAAGGATTCGTTAAAGGAATGCTTGAGGGCCTGGTCGGACGCTTCATGATTCGTCATTTTCATAAAGTGGCCTGTTCTTATGCGGTGATGAAGCATTGCGTGAGTCATCACGCGATGAAGAAAGTGACGGCTATTCCCAATGGTGTCGAACAGCCACGCGCTTTGCAGCATCAGCGCCATGGCAATGTCGTGCATTATTTTTATTTGGGTGTGCTAAACAAACGGAAAAATGTTCAACAGGTTCTGGAAGCCTTTGATGCCTGGTGCCCAGGGAAGCGAGCTGAACTGCATATTATTGGTGCGGGTGTGGATGAAGAACATCTTCGGAGTCGTTTTAATAACAAAAGATTATTTTTCATGGCAGCATCGATCAACCGTATGCCCTTTATAAAGACTTCGATTGTTTCATTTCAGCATCACATGCTGAAGGTCTTCCATTAG
- a CDS encoding glycosyltransferase → MHIPFMHGDKIMNARHAAQPLVTVYIPTHNRSSLVKSAIASVQNQTYKNLEIIVCDDGSSDDTAAVIAEMQKSDNRIVYLKNDVPMGACYARNRCIEIARGEFITGLDDDDYFLSARVANFVDASRRLNKSFLCANMIFKNRDIERKWKEYTGDVTLNMMGFKNWVGNQVFIKTVMMKNVGGFDTSFPAWQDYDLWYRMILRYGACYRMNDATYVVNIEDDRPRITTGSKAWQGYQKFITTHKAHLSRQHLNSLYFQDKQNRKDEINFKEFIHYPGIDNLLILAKHKVRKLIGIHK, encoded by the coding sequence ATGCATATTCCTTTTATGCATGGAGATAAGATTATGAATGCCAGGCATGCAGCGCAACCACTGGTCACAGTTTACATTCCCACGCATAACCGTTCGTCATTGGTTAAGAGCGCGATAGCATCAGTCCAAAACCAGACATATAAAAATCTGGAAATTATTGTCTGTGATGATGGTTCATCTGATGACACCGCAGCCGTCATCGCTGAGATGCAAAAGAGTGATAATCGAATCGTGTATCTGAAAAACGACGTGCCGATGGGGGCATGTTATGCACGCAATCGCTGTATCGAAATTGCCAGGGGTGAGTTTATTACTGGCCTTGATGATGATGATTATTTCCTCAGTGCAAGGGTGGCTAACTTTGTTGATGCCAGCAGAAGGCTGAATAAATCATTCCTGTGCGCCAACATGATCTTCAAAAACCGTGACATCGAGCGTAAATGGAAAGAATACACCGGGGATGTCACGCTGAATATGATGGGTTTTAAAAACTGGGTGGGTAACCAGGTTTTTATCAAGACAGTGATGATGAAAAACGTCGGGGGTTTTGATACCAGTTTCCCCGCCTGGCAGGATTATGATCTCTGGTATCGCATGATTCTGCGCTACGGTGCCTGTTACAGAATGAATGATGCAACTTATGTGGTGAACATTGAAGATGACCGGCCACGGATTACCACGGGAAGTAAGGCATGGCAGGGATATCAAAAATTTATTACCACACATAAAGCGCATCTGAGTCGTCAGCATCTTAATTCACTCTACTTTCAGGATAAGCAGAACAGGAAAGACGAGATAAATTTTAAAGAATTTATTCATTATCCTGGCATTGACAACCTGCTGATACTGGCTAAGCACAAAGTCAGAAAACTTATTGGCATCCATAAATAA
- a CDS encoding polysaccharide biosynthesis tyrosine autokinase, whose translation MATKPVVNIYMEEEDGVEVSRLCAELLDSRHLILGITTGFMLLALGYALLLPATYQANALIQVEPEPTNTVIAGHSSLMPDGKPVSSIDVKLLQSREIIGKTVDDLNLQANVQPKRLPLIGDALAQLTGETGGEIDVSQLYLPGATDDKTDQAILTVIDSHHYQVDYQNRSFIAETGIVAGQAGMKILADRISALPGTQFIATYTSRLNAINAVMRNLTVLDPVINSGMLTLTLTGHNRSETIKILDNIASHYLSQNISEQAAQDSQSLAYLDQQLPIVRRDLDNYEDKLNAAREINGTIDLPLEAQSVLDQSVAIDSQLNDLTISESEISQLYTRDHPAYKILLEKRNTLLTAKAKLNEKISDMPLIQQEILRLTRNVDSKHDIYMRLLARQQELNVAISGAIGNVRIVDSAVDDSESLALQKLIIVIQGLLLGLFVSATVIFIRIAMNKAVETSDELEQRGLAVYSSIPFSEWLEKNNRKKSCQMSSAFLLRENPDDLAIEAMRSLRTNLYFAMLEARNNILMISGASASAGKTFVSTNFSAVIAQTGKKVLLIDADLRRGTAHQIFNIPGKTGLADILAADYPISSVLPVEISDSLHFIGRGKVTQGFTELLMSKRFGELMRWAEKHYDLVVIDTPPVLAVTDAEIIGTYAGTTMMVVRCAKNTVKELEISLRRFERSGITVNGFILNGAKLRANGYYSYSDIQYSYESAGKS comes from the coding sequence ATGGCCACTAAACCCGTTGTGAATATTTATATGGAAGAAGAAGATGGCGTTGAGGTAAGCCGACTCTGCGCAGAGTTGCTTGATTCCCGTCATTTGATTCTGGGTATCACCACTGGTTTTATGCTACTGGCATTGGGCTACGCCTTACTATTGCCCGCCACGTACCAGGCAAACGCGCTTATTCAGGTTGAACCAGAACCGACCAACACCGTTATTGCCGGTCACAGTAGCTTAATGCCAGACGGTAAGCCGGTCTCTTCGATAGATGTGAAGTTGCTACAGTCCAGAGAGATTATCGGTAAGACGGTTGACGACCTGAATTTGCAGGCCAATGTTCAGCCGAAGCGTTTGCCGCTCATTGGTGATGCGCTGGCGCAGCTGACAGGTGAAACCGGGGGCGAAATCGATGTCAGCCAGCTCTATCTCCCTGGGGCAACGGACGATAAAACTGACCAGGCAATATTAACGGTGATTGATAGCCATCACTATCAGGTTGATTATCAAAATAGATCCTTCATTGCGGAAACCGGGATAGTGGCCGGCCAGGCGGGGATGAAGATTCTGGCAGACAGAATCAGTGCCCTGCCTGGCACGCAATTTATCGCAACCTATACCTCGCGACTGAATGCGATTAACGCGGTGATGCGCAATCTGACGGTACTTGACCCGGTCATCAATAGCGGCATGCTCACCCTGACACTGACAGGTCATAATCGCAGCGAAACCATTAAAATCCTGGATAATATCGCATCGCATTATCTGAGCCAGAACATCAGTGAACAGGCTGCGCAGGATAGCCAAAGCCTCGCGTATTTAGATCAACAACTGCCGATTGTCCGCCGTGATTTAGATAACTATGAAGATAAGCTCAATGCGGCCAGAGAGATAAATGGAACGATTGATCTGCCGTTAGAGGCGCAATCCGTTCTTGACCAGTCGGTAGCTATTGATAGCCAGCTGAATGACCTCACCATCAGCGAGTCTGAAATTTCACAGCTGTATACCAGAGATCATCCGGCTTATAAGATCCTGCTGGAAAAACGCAACACGCTGCTGACAGCAAAAGCGAAGTTGAATGAGAAGATCTCCGACATGCCGCTTATCCAGCAGGAGATATTGCGCCTGACGCGGAACGTGGATTCTAAACATGATATTTACATGCGTTTACTGGCGAGGCAGCAGGAACTTAACGTCGCCATTTCCGGCGCGATAGGCAACGTTCGCATTGTCGATAGCGCGGTAGATGATTCTGAATCACTGGCACTGCAAAAACTCATTATTGTTATTCAGGGATTGCTGTTGGGGCTTTTTGTCTCAGCGACGGTGATTTTTATCAGAATAGCGATGAATAAAGCGGTGGAAACTTCAGATGAGTTGGAACAACGGGGGTTAGCGGTGTATTCGAGCATTCCCTTTTCGGAATGGCTGGAAAAAAATAACCGGAAAAAATCCTGTCAAATGTCTTCGGCTTTTCTGCTGCGTGAAAATCCTGACGATCTGGCCATTGAAGCGATGCGTAGCCTGCGTACCAACCTGTATTTCGCCATGCTTGAAGCGCGCAACAATATCCTGATGATTTCAGGCGCCAGTGCGAGCGCAGGGAAAACTTTCGTCAGCACTAACTTCAGTGCAGTGATTGCACAAACAGGCAAGAAAGTGCTGTTGATTGATGCGGATTTACGCAGGGGAACCGCACATCAAATTTTCAATATCCCAGGTAAGACTGGGTTAGCGGACATACTTGCGGCGGATTATCCGATCTCATCAGTCCTGCCGGTTGAAATCAGTGACAGTTTGCACTTTATCGGACGTGGCAAAGTCACCCAGGGTTTTACCGAACTGCTGATGAGCAAACGATTTGGCGAATTAATGCGTTGGGCAGAGAAGCATTACGATTTAGTAGTGATAGATACGCCCCCGGTGCTGGCGGTCACAGATGCGGAAATTATCGGCACCTACGCTGGCACCACGATGATGGTGGTTCGCTGTGCAAAAAATACGGTGAAGGAATTAGAAATTAGTCTGCGTCGTTTTGAACGCAGCGGCATCACTGTGAATGGCTTTATTCTGAATGGGGCAAAACTTCGTGCCAATGGTTACTACAGTTACAGCGATATCCAATATTCGTATGAATCCGCAGGTAAAAGTTAA
- a CDS encoding polysaccharide biosynthesis tyrosine autokinase yields the protein MTTAIKHKIVTAESDEIDLARAYGELLDHRKLIIGAAIISTMLAVTYALFATPIYQANAMVRIQKNQGNAILESINQILPDTQSVAKPEMALLQSRMILGKTVEDLNLQAVISQNYFPFFGRGWARMTGEVPGKLSINRLYMPRTGGDAPHITLTVLDKNRFHVAGDNIQFDGEVGQLATRDGFAMNVDSMNAQPGTQFTIKYVSRLAAIANLQDAFSVEDQGKDTGILLLRLSSDDKARAGTILNNISQNYLDQNVIRQSTQDAQSLDFIDQQLPQVRSDLDTAEDKLNHYRSQKDSVDLSLEAKSLLDQMVNVDSQLNELTFLEADISKLYTKGHPTYKTLLEKRQTLLQERDNLNNRASEMPATQQEVERLSRDVNSGRAIYMQLINRQQELDVSKNSVIGNVRIIDRAVTQPKPVQPQKLMVVVTGLLLGLLFALLVIVLKILLRRRIESPEQLEEQGISVYASIPMSEWLSKLNNGGKAKRFKGKNAVAESKFLAIENPADIAIEAMRSLRTSLYFAMLQARNNVLMISGPTQNAGKTFVASNLAAVMAQSGKRVLFVDADMRKGYAHKLFNHTGKQGLSDIITGNVNPAELDKKISCAGFDFIPRGSIPPNPAELLSHKRFEGFLAWASNNYDLVLVDTAPILAVTDAAIIGRHVGTSMLVARFEVNTLKEVEVSIKRFESAGVEIKGCILNGVVNKVSSYYVYGYSPYNYTYAEDKNGR from the coding sequence ATGACAACGGCTATCAAACATAAAATCGTCACCGCCGAATCAGATGAAATCGATTTGGCGCGCGCGTACGGTGAACTGCTTGATCATCGTAAATTGATTATTGGTGCGGCAATCATTTCTACGATGCTTGCGGTGACCTATGCGTTATTCGCTACGCCGATTTATCAGGCTAATGCAATGGTTCGGATTCAGAAAAATCAGGGTAATGCCATCCTCGAAAGTATTAACCAGATACTGCCGGATACGCAGTCCGTTGCTAAACCCGAAATGGCATTGCTGCAATCACGCATGATCCTGGGAAAAACCGTAGAGGATTTGAACTTACAGGCCGTTATTAGCCAGAACTATTTTCCGTTTTTTGGCCGTGGCTGGGCGAGAATGACCGGTGAGGTGCCAGGTAAACTCAGCATCAATCGGCTCTATATGCCGCGAACCGGTGGTGACGCCCCGCATATTACCTTAACGGTTTTGGACAAGAACCGCTTTCATGTTGCGGGTGATAACATCCAGTTTGATGGTGAAGTGGGCCAGCTCGCTACCCGTGATGGCTTCGCTATGAATGTTGACAGCATGAACGCCCAACCGGGCACCCAATTCACCATTAAATATGTCTCACGCCTGGCCGCCATTGCCAATTTGCAGGATGCTTTCAGTGTGGAGGATCAGGGTAAAGATACTGGGATCCTGTTGCTGAGGTTGAGCAGTGATGACAAAGCCAGGGCAGGGACGATCCTCAACAATATCAGCCAGAACTATTTAGATCAGAATGTTATCCGGCAATCGACCCAGGATGCGCAAAGTCTGGATTTTATCGATCAGCAACTGCCACAGGTGCGCAGTGACCTCGATACCGCAGAAGACAAACTGAATCATTATCGTAGCCAGAAAGACTCAGTCGATTTATCGCTGGAAGCAAAATCGCTGCTTGATCAAATGGTGAATGTTGATAGCCAGCTGAATGAGCTGACTTTCCTCGAAGCTGATATTTCTAAGCTGTATACCAAAGGTCATCCAACCTATAAGACGTTACTTGAAAAGCGTCAGACCTTATTGCAGGAACGCGATAACCTGAATAATCGTGCTTCAGAAATGCCAGCTACCCAACAGGAAGTTGAACGACTGAGCCGCGATGTCAATTCTGGCCGGGCGATTTACATGCAGCTGATCAATCGTCAACAAGAGCTGGATGTATCGAAGAACAGCGTCATCGGCAATGTGCGGATTATTGATAGGGCCGTCACGCAACCTAAACCCGTCCAGCCACAAAAACTGATGGTGGTTGTCACGGGTCTGCTTCTGGGGTTGTTGTTTGCACTACTGGTGATCGTGCTGAAAATTCTGCTGCGCCGCAGAATTGAATCTCCTGAGCAGCTGGAAGAGCAGGGTATTAGCGTTTATGCCAGTATCCCGATGTCAGAATGGCTAAGTAAACTGAACAACGGCGGGAAAGCAAAACGCTTCAAAGGGAAGAACGCTGTTGCAGAGAGCAAATTCCTGGCAATTGAGAATCCTGCGGATATCGCCATAGAAGCGATGCGTAGTCTGCGCACCAGCCTTTACTTCGCGATGCTGCAAGCCAGAAATAATGTTCTGATGATCTCTGGTCCCACACAAAATGCGGGTAAGACATTTGTTGCCAGCAACTTAGCGGCCGTGATGGCTCAGTCCGGCAAGAGGGTGCTATTTGTTGATGCGGATATGCGCAAAGGTTATGCCCACAAACTGTTTAACCATACTGGCAAACAGGGATTGTCGGACATTATTACCGGCAATGTGAATCCGGCGGAGTTAGATAAGAAGATTTCCTGCGCGGGATTCGATTTCATTCCTCGCGGAAGTATTCCACCTAATCCGGCGGAATTGCTCTCACATAAGAGATTTGAAGGATTTCTGGCCTGGGCATCCAACAATTATGACCTGGTACTGGTTGATACCGCACCGATTCTGGCTGTTACCGATGCCGCCATTATTGGACGCCATGTCGGTACGTCAATGCTGGTAGCCCGGTTTGAAGTTAACACCCTCAAAGAAGTTGAAGTGAGCATTAAACGTTTCGAAAGCGCAGGGGTGGAAATTAAAGGCTGCATTCTTAATGGCGTGGTCAATAAAGTGAGTAGTTATTATGTCTACGGATATAGTCCATATAACTACACTTATGCAGAAGACAAAAATGGACGATAG